From [Clostridium] symbiosum, a single genomic window includes:
- a CDS encoding ATP-binding protein: MFVGRSRELKKLDTMYDSNKFEFAVIYGRRRVGKTTLINEFCSNKKTIFFVASEATPLENLKQFSKVIFQTLLPDSPTPAFGSYEELFSYIDGVCRDERLILVIDEFPYLATSYKAVSSLLQAHIDHQWQNSKLFLILCGSSMSFMEHQVLGYKSPLYGRRTVQFKVHPFTFFESKDMCPSFTLEEQAIIYGITGGIPEYISRIQPHRSLDENIIDLFFEESGRLYEEPSNLLKQELRDPSTYNSVISAIAGGASKMNEIATKAGIETGAASNLLQSLIELGIVRKEVPITEKENSRKTIYLLEDQMFRFWYRFVGPNISSIVRGIGEAVYLKQVKPHLNHYMGLVFEEICMQYLYLPGIISNAPFLYSKAGRWWGNNPLEKRQEEIDIVALDDDNILFGECKWQNAPVGMDVLKDLIKQGELFHAENKWFYVFSKDSFTEECDKYVKNKSNFFLITFQQMIKNSI, encoded by the coding sequence ATGTTTGTTGGAAGAAGCAGGGAGTTAAAAAAGCTAGATACAATGTACGACAGCAATAAATTCGAATTTGCGGTTATTTATGGCAGAAGACGGGTAGGAAAAACTACGCTGATTAATGAATTTTGCAGTAATAAAAAAACAATCTTTTTTGTGGCATCCGAAGCGACACCACTAGAAAATTTAAAACAGTTTTCTAAAGTTATTTTTCAAACTCTTTTACCTGACAGTCCAACTCCGGCATTTGGAAGTTACGAAGAACTTTTTAGTTATATTGATGGAGTTTGTCGGGATGAACGCCTAATACTTGTGATCGATGAATTCCCATATCTTGCCACCAGTTATAAAGCAGTATCTTCTCTTTTGCAGGCTCATATAGATCACCAGTGGCAAAACAGTAAGTTATTTTTGATTCTATGTGGATCTTCTATGAGTTTTATGGAGCACCAGGTTTTGGGTTATAAAAGTCCTCTATATGGAAGACGTACTGTACAGTTCAAAGTTCATCCATTTACTTTTTTTGAATCAAAAGATATGTGCCCCTCATTCACACTTGAAGAACAGGCTATAATTTATGGAATTACTGGTGGAATTCCAGAGTATATCAGTCGAATTCAGCCCCACAGAAGCCTGGACGAGAACATAATTGATTTATTTTTTGAAGAGAGTGGACGTTTATATGAAGAACCTTCAAACCTTCTGAAGCAGGAGCTCAGGGATCCCTCCACTTATAACTCTGTTATCAGCGCTATTGCAGGTGGTGCCAGTAAAATGAATGAAATTGCGACAAAAGCAGGTATTGAAACAGGTGCCGCCAGTAATCTTCTTCAATCTCTTATTGAATTAGGAATTGTAAGAAAAGAAGTACCGATTACTGAAAAGGAAAACAGCCGTAAAACAATTTATTTGTTAGAGGATCAAATGTTCCGCTTCTGGTATCGTTTTGTCGGGCCTAATATTAGCAGTATCGTACGTGGAATAGGAGAAGCCGTATATCTAAAACAGGTAAAACCACATTTAAATCACTATATGGGACTTGTTTTCGAGGAAATATGTATGCAATATCTGTACTTACCTGGAATAATATCGAATGCGCCATTCTTATACAGTAAGGCGGGACGATGGTGGGGGAATAATCCGCTTGAAAAACGGCAGGAAGAAATTGATATTGTTGCTTTAGATGACGATAATATTCTATTTGGTGAGTGTAAATGGCAAAATGCTCCTGTTGGCATGGATGTACTAAAGGATTTGATAAAGCAGGGTGAATTGTTCCATGCTGAAAATAAATGGTTTTATGTTTTTTCAAAAGATAGCTTTACAGAAGAATGTGATAAATATGTAAAAAATAAGTCTAATTTCTTCCTTATCACTTTCCAGCAAATGATAAAGAATAGTATCTAA
- a CDS encoding glucan-binding protein yields the protein MRKQTKLVAVLSAAALLAMGASMTSFAAGWEKDDAGIWHYYDSDDEMVTGEWKKDGGKWFYLDDEGEMLTDSWVDDEYYVGNDGAMLINQWIKTTADDDVEDPEDDGDSWYYFGSKGKKVTSDSKKINGRTYYFDSDGKMEDGWYEDENEDIFYLGGEDEGWRTDSQWLWLEKPDEDDEIGGCNDDETDPCDEEGWYYFGSNGKMYKDAKKKKVNGKYYYFNEHGQMLYEWINNSKVSVGSGANLNAVLDGNNAGASPSDMLYLNQVEEGWRADGWYEIDGSQDTNTDNDTDWYFFDKGEAKKAEDYITTDGDGDAVYREKFKIKASNNKYFCFDQYGRMQTGLQKLDDGFYYFDDNGYMKTGKVSNVEDDDDTFTFYFSTKNGGNGKGWTGDKSSYLYWNGKRLEADDEYRIYAYEDKTYLVNTSGKIQKSESKKYDIEGNADDLYVDFDGDQVMGLYTDKDHKKPYNGGIMKVTLPHIALYDHNYVAKADGIIDGKAISDDTEVEIATSEVTTSTSSRSTTEVSVSK from the coding sequence ATGAGAAAGCAGACTAAATTAGTTGCAGTTCTTTCTGCAGCAGCTTTACTCGCTATGGGTGCTTCCATGACATCTTTCGCCGCTGGTTGGGAAAAAGATGACGCTGGAATCTGGCACTACTATGATAGTGATGACGAGATGGTAACTGGAGAATGGAAGAAAGACGGTGGAAAGTGGTTCTACCTTGATGATGAAGGCGAAATGCTGACAGATTCCTGGGTTGACGATGAGTACTATGTTGGAAATGACGGCGCTATGTTAATCAATCAGTGGATTAAAACTACCGCTGATGATGACGTAGAAGATCCTGAAGACGATGGTGATTCCTGGTACTATTTCGGTAGCAAGGGTAAGAAAGTCACTTCTGACTCCAAGAAAATTAATGGCAGAACATACTACTTCGATTCTGACGGTAAGATGGAAGACGGCTGGTATGAAGATGAAAATGAAGACATTTTCTATTTAGGCGGAGAAGACGAAGGCTGGAGAACAGACAGCCAGTGGTTATGGCTTGAAAAACCGGACGAGGATGATGAAATTGGCGGATGCAACGACGATGAAACAGATCCTTGTGACGAAGAAGGCTGGTACTACTTCGGAAGCAATGGTAAGATGTACAAAGACGCTAAGAAGAAGAAAGTAAACGGAAAATATTACTACTTCAACGAGCATGGCCAGATGCTGTATGAGTGGATTAACAACTCTAAGGTAAGTGTAGGTTCAGGAGCTAATTTAAATGCTGTTCTTGATGGTAACAACGCTGGAGCATCTCCAAGTGATATGCTTTACCTCAATCAGGTAGAAGAAGGCTGGAGAGCTGATGGTTGGTATGAGATCGATGGTTCTCAGGATACCAATACAGATAATGATACCGACTGGTATTTCTTCGACAAGGGCGAAGCTAAGAAAGCGGAAGACTACATCACAACAGACGGCGACGGTGATGCAGTATACAGAGAGAAATTCAAGATTAAAGCAAGCAACAACAAGTACTTCTGTTTCGATCAGTATGGCCGTATGCAGACAGGTTTACAGAAGCTGGATGATGGTTTCTACTACTTCGACGACAATGGCTATATGAAGACAGGTAAAGTTTCTAACGTAGAAGATGACGATGATACATTTACATTCTACTTCAGCACCAAGAACGGAGGAAACGGTAAAGGTTGGACTGGTGATAAATCCAGCTACTTATACTGGAACGGAAAACGTCTTGAAGCAGATGATGAGTACAGAATCTACGCATATGAGGATAAGACTTACCTTGTAAATACTTCCGGTAAGATCCAGAAATCCGAGTCTAAGAAATACGATATCGAAGGCAATGCTGACGATTTATATGTAGACTTTGATGGTGATCAGGTAATGGGACTTTATACAGATAAAGACCACAAGAAACCATACAACGGCGGAATTATGAAAGTAACTCTTCCACACATCGCTCTGTATGACCACAACTATGTTGCTAAAGCAGATGGAATAATCGATGGTAAAGCAATTTCTGATGATACAGAAGTTGAAATCGCAACAAGCGAAGTTACTACATCTACTTCATCCAGAAGCACTACAGAAGTAAGTGTAAGCAAATAA
- a CDS encoding glucan-binding protein translates to MRKQTKLVAVLSAAALLAMGASMTSFAAGWEKDDAGIWHYYDSDDEMVTDEWKKDGAYWFYLDEDGEMATDTWIDDDYYVNSEGRMLVNSWIKTMPDDEEDDPDDGGEHWYYFGNKGKKVTDDSKKINGKTYYFNEDGEMLTGWHQDGDDAFYLGDEDQGWRAESQWLWLEKSGLDEDDVDDDDNLEVVLGCSEDDDCDDEGWYYFQSSGKAYTGVNKKKINGKYYMFNNHGQMLYEWINGTAKTVSSNAQLDGVASAGSAKVQDMRYYNAVEEGWRSDGWYQMDGSEDVGTDGDTDWYYVDDGEIKYADGGDKDFATYDEDHKKVFVQRMKINGKYFAFNEKGQMQDGLQYCSADNGFYYFDENGYQKTGRVTSVECDDDDYTFYFNTKNGKNGQGYKGLKDDYLYFNGKRLDADDDYRLYYYGGDVYLVNTKGKVQKSSKKYDIENKGIAEDDVEVKISGKKVQSIKLNDKTEYTSEELIKMMIEDINGEYTSVTDDMIVSVPFIQLYDDDLYTYTEINADATPTEGWLGINDPTK, encoded by the coding sequence ATGAGAAAGCAGACTAAATTAGTTGCAGTTCTTTCTGCAGCAGCTTTACTCGCTATGGGTGCTTCCATGACATCTTTCGCCGCTGGTTGGGAAAAAGATGACGCTGGAATCTGGCACTATTATGACAGCGATGATGAGATGGTAACAGATGAGTGGAAGAAAGATGGTGCTTACTGGTTCTATCTTGACGAAGACGGCGAGATGGCTACTGACACATGGATTGACGACGACTATTATGTAAACAGTGAAGGCCGCATGCTGGTAAACTCCTGGATTAAGACAATGCCAGATGACGAAGAGGATGATCCTGATGATGGTGGTGAGCATTGGTACTACTTTGGAAACAAAGGTAAAAAAGTTACTGATGATTCCAAAAAAATCAATGGCAAAACATACTACTTCAATGAAGATGGTGAAATGTTAACAGGATGGCATCAGGATGGCGACGACGCTTTCTACTTAGGCGACGAAGATCAGGGCTGGAGAGCTGAGAGCCAGTGGTTATGGCTTGAGAAATCAGGTCTTGACGAGGACGACGTAGATGACGATGACAATCTTGAAGTAGTTCTCGGCTGTAGCGAAGATGACGACTGTGATGATGAAGGATGGTACTACTTCCAGTCTTCAGGTAAAGCTTACACAGGCGTAAACAAGAAGAAAATCAACGGCAAATACTATATGTTCAACAACCACGGCCAGATGCTGTATGAGTGGATCAATGGTACTGCTAAGACTGTAAGTTCTAATGCTCAGCTTGACGGTGTTGCCAGTGCAGGATCTGCAAAAGTTCAGGATATGAGGTACTACAATGCTGTAGAAGAAGGCTGGAGATCAGACGGATGGTATCAGATGGACGGTTCTGAAGACGTTGGTACAGACGGCGATACAGACTGGTACTATGTAGATGACGGTGAGATTAAATACGCTGATGGCGGTGATAAAGATTTCGCAACATACGATGAGGACCACAAGAAAGTCTTTGTTCAGAGAATGAAGATTAACGGAAAATACTTCGCATTCAATGAAAAGGGACAGATGCAGGATGGCTTACAGTACTGCAGCGCTGACAATGGTTTCTATTACTTCGACGAAAACGGTTATCAGAAGACAGGCCGTGTAACAAGCGTTGAGTGTGATGATGATGATTACACATTCTACTTCAATACAAAGAATGGTAAGAACGGCCAGGGTTACAAGGGCTTAAAGGATGATTATCTGTACTTCAACGGTAAGAGACTTGATGCAGATGATGATTACAGACTGTACTACTACGGTGGTGATGTTTACCTTGTAAATACTAAGGGTAAAGTTCAGAAGAGCAGCAAGAAATACGATATCGAAAACAAGGGTATTGCTGAGGATGATGTAGAAGTTAAGATCAGCGGAAAGAAAGTTCAGTCCATCAAATTAAATGATAAGACAGAGTATACTTCTGAAGAACTTATCAAAATGATGATTGAGGATATTAATGGCGAATACACAAGTGTAACTGATGACATGATCGTATCCGTTCCATTTATCCAGTTATATGATGATGATCTTTACACCTATACTGAAATCAACGCAGATGCTACACCTACCGAAGGTTGGCTTGGAATTAACGATCCGACAAAATAA
- a CDS encoding MarR family transcriptional regulator, whose amino-acid sequence MENIQNNKSLESSAKTDINSVGVHFLEFAVAFLTLAKCQYQHDNDVKVNSLPFFTLVALDNWADEDYTMSELADKLQITKQQLSKLINVLEEKELVERIHDKENRRRVYIRIRDHGRDMMDDLKRGMLESTLYGLSAYTEDELKDMDFCIRRLTELMEKFKVGYDCDGLRDKIG is encoded by the coding sequence ATGGAAAATATTCAGAATAACAAAAGTCTCGAAAGCTCAGCAAAAACTGATATCAATTCAGTTGGAGTACATTTCCTCGAATTTGCCGTTGCCTTTCTTACACTGGCCAAATGCCAGTATCAGCATGATAATGACGTCAAGGTCAATTCTCTCCCCTTCTTTACCCTGGTTGCACTTGACAACTGGGCAGACGAGGACTACACCATGTCGGAACTGGCAGATAAACTTCAGATTACCAAACAGCAGCTCTCTAAATTGATCAACGTACTGGAGGAAAAAGAACTCGTTGAACGGATCCACGATAAGGAAAACCGCCGCAGAGTCTACATCCGCATCCGCGACCATGGCCGGGATATGATGGACGACTTAAAAAGAGGGATGCTGGAATCCACCCTTTACGGTCTCAGTGCTTATACGGAAGATGAATTAAAGGATATGGATTTCTGTATCAGAAGACTGACGGAACTGATGGAGAAATTTAAAGTCGGTTATGACTGTGATGGACTGCGGGATAAGATTGGATAG
- the ftsH gene encoding ATP-dependent zinc metalloprotease FtsH: MNESNNGNKAPKKSFLYYYGLVMLILMLLNIFVFPSLMDRTQQVRYDQFIDELDKKNVDEVYVTTNGEIVYTLKDSKWKINYKTGSFPGDNLQKRITEAGVEKYSTETPTQASPLLNFLVTWILPLIIFIGLGQIMSRAMMKRMGGGNAMTFGKSNAKIYAESETGKTFADVAGQDEAKEALQEIVDFLHNPQKYAEIGAVLPKGALLVGPPGTGKTLLAKAVAGEAHVPFFSISGSEFVEMFVGMGAAKVRDLFKQASEKAPCIVFIDEIDTIGKKRDGAGMGGNDEREQTLNQLLTEMDGFDGRKGVVILAATNRPESLDKALLRPGRFDRRIPAELPDLKGREAILKVHAKQVKVDETVDYNAIARATSGASGAELANIINEAALRAVRMGRKTVSQADLEESVETVIAGYQRKDAGVSTDEKKIVSYHEVGHALVAALQNHSAPVHKITIIPRTSGALGYTMQVESDQRFLMSREEAFNKIVTLTGGRAAEDLIFHSITTGASNDIEQATKIARAMVTRYGMSDQFGMVALETVNNAYLGGDASLACSADTATRIDDEVISMVKEAYDKAKKILTGNEEKLHELAAYLLEKETITGEEFMEILNKKEE, encoded by the coding sequence ATGAACGAAAGTAATAACGGCAACAAAGCACCGAAAAAATCTTTTCTGTATTATTACGGACTGGTAATGCTGATACTGATGCTACTGAACATTTTCGTTTTTCCGTCATTGATGGACAGGACTCAGCAGGTCAGATATGATCAGTTTATAGATGAACTGGACAAGAAGAATGTGGATGAGGTGTATGTGACGACGAACGGTGAAATTGTCTATACCCTGAAAGATAGTAAGTGGAAAATTAATTATAAGACAGGTTCGTTCCCGGGCGACAACCTTCAGAAAAGAATTACAGAAGCCGGCGTAGAAAAATACAGTACCGAGACTCCAACTCAGGCATCTCCACTGCTTAATTTCCTGGTTACCTGGATTCTGCCTCTGATTATTTTTATCGGCCTCGGCCAGATTATGAGCAGGGCGATGATGAAGAGGATGGGCGGCGGCAACGCGATGACCTTTGGAAAGTCCAATGCTAAAATATATGCGGAATCTGAGACCGGGAAAACATTTGCCGATGTGGCCGGGCAGGATGAGGCGAAAGAAGCATTGCAGGAAATTGTGGATTTTCTGCATAATCCGCAGAAATATGCAGAGATTGGTGCGGTACTCCCCAAGGGGGCATTACTTGTGGGTCCTCCTGGAACAGGCAAGACGCTGCTTGCGAAGGCAGTTGCCGGTGAAGCGCATGTGCCGTTTTTCTCCATTTCCGGCTCGGAGTTTGTGGAAATGTTTGTCGGAATGGGTGCGGCCAAGGTGCGCGACCTGTTCAAACAGGCCAGTGAGAAAGCTCCCTGTATTGTATTTATAGATGAGATCGATACGATTGGTAAGAAACGTGACGGAGCCGGAATGGGCGGAAATGATGAGCGTGAGCAGACTTTAAACCAGCTTCTCACGGAGATGGACGGATTTGACGGCCGTAAGGGTGTTGTTATCCTGGCAGCGACAAACAGGCCTGAATCGCTTGACAAGGCCCTGTTGAGACCGGGGCGTTTTGACCGGAGAATTCCGGCCGAGCTCCCTGACTTAAAGGGCAGAGAGGCAATTCTTAAAGTTCACGCCAAACAGGTGAAGGTCGATGAAACGGTTGATTATAATGCAATCGCGAGGGCCACAAGCGGCGCCAGCGGAGCAGAGCTTGCCAATATTATTAATGAGGCTGCGCTGAGGGCGGTCAGAATGGGACGGAAAACCGTTTCCCAGGCAGATCTGGAAGAAAGCGTAGAGACGGTGATTGCCGGATACCAGAGAAAAGACGCCGGTGTTTCAACTGATGAGAAAAAGATTGTTTCCTATCATGAAGTGGGCCATGCGCTGGTGGCAGCTCTTCAGAACCACTCAGCTCCGGTTCATAAAATTACAATTATTCCGAGAACATCGGGAGCGCTGGGATACACAATGCAGGTCGAATCCGATCAGCGGTTCCTGATGAGCAGGGAGGAGGCGTTTAATAAGATTGTGACATTGACGGGCGGCCGTGCTGCAGAAGATTTGATTTTCCATTCAATCACAACGGGTGCATCCAATGATATTGAACAGGCTACAAAGATTGCAAGAGCCATGGTTACCCGATACGGCATGAGCGATCAGTTCGGTATGGTAGCCCTGGAGACCGTAAACAATGCCTATCTGGGCGGGGATGCTTCCCTGGCCTGTTCGGCAGATACAGCGACAAGAATTGACGACGAAGTGATATCAATGGTAAAAGAAGCTTATGATAAGGCTAAAAAGATCCTGACCGGAAACGAAGAAAAACTTCATGAACTGGCAGCCTACCTTCTCGAGAAAGAGACAATTACCGGTGAAGAATTCATGGAGATTCTGAATAAAAAAGAGGAATAA
- a CDS encoding amidohydrolase family protein translates to MKFDVILKGGRVFDPVNRVDGHFDIGIREGRIAALGGELGQADEVVDVSGLTVVPGIIDMHVHVTKLLGGRVGYYMAARTGVTTIIDYAGPVSDITSQLGQYGCGMNVGCIDAVLPDLVGKSPSREQVRGFLENSLQNGSLGLKILGGHFPLTPGASRFCVEEANEKKVMVACHAGSTENRSDIYGLKEAVDYAKGQRLLMAHINAYCRGNRYHYLEELRDAFKLLRDNRNIISDSHMAVNNGTGGACRDGVPCDAITVNCLKMFGYEPTKEGLALAMKDGQVKAIAVLEKENVLLEKEEALKYWREHGTNINVSFPANLASVASACIVERRTPGGEPLIELAATDGGGFPRNGLIQKLLPFYRLGYLTLKEVIEKCSVKPAEVFGLTGKGNLGIGADADITVLDLERLDAVMSFAGGKKIMEHGSVTGTGGTFLTTEAGVKTAEKMQLKYQLADTAGSTLYGER, encoded by the coding sequence ATGAAATTTGACGTTATATTAAAGGGCGGGAGGGTATTTGATCCGGTTAACCGCGTGGACGGTCATTTTGATATAGGAATCCGGGAAGGCAGGATCGCCGCGCTCGGCGGGGAGCTGGGCCAGGCGGATGAAGTGGTTGACGTCTCCGGCCTGACGGTGGTTCCGGGAATTATCGATATGCATGTGCATGTGACGAAGCTTCTGGGAGGAAGAGTCGGATATTACATGGCGGCCAGAACCGGAGTCACGACAATCATAGATTATGCGGGGCCGGTTTCCGACATCACATCCCAGCTGGGACAGTATGGCTGCGGCATGAACGTAGGCTGCATTGATGCGGTGCTGCCGGATTTAGTAGGGAAATCGCCATCCAGGGAACAGGTGAGGGGATTTTTAGAGAACTCCCTGCAAAACGGTTCTTTGGGGCTTAAGATTCTGGGCGGTCATTTTCCGTTGACTCCCGGGGCATCCAGATTCTGTGTGGAAGAAGCCAACGAAAAAAAGGTGATGGTGGCCTGCCACGCCGGAAGCACGGAAAACAGAAGTGATATATATGGGTTGAAAGAGGCGGTGGATTATGCCAAAGGCCAGAGGCTTTTAATGGCCCATATCAATGCCTATTGCCGTGGGAACCGGTATCATTATCTGGAAGAGCTGCGAGATGCTTTCAAACTTCTCAGGGATAACAGAAATATCATTTCAGACTCCCACATGGCGGTAAATAACGGAACGGGAGGCGCCTGCAGGGATGGCGTTCCCTGTGATGCCATTACGGTCAACTGTTTAAAGATGTTTGGATATGAGCCGACGAAAGAGGGGCTTGCCCTGGCGATGAAAGATGGACAGGTGAAAGCGATAGCCGTTCTTGAGAAAGAAAATGTGCTTTTGGAAAAAGAAGAGGCGCTAAAGTACTGGAGGGAGCACGGGACGAACATCAATGTAAGTTTCCCGGCAAATCTCGCTTCCGTCGCCTCGGCCTGCATTGTAGAGAGAAGGACTCCCGGAGGAGAGCCGCTGATTGAACTGGCAGCGACGGATGGGGGAGGTTTCCCGAGAAACGGCCTGATTCAAAAATTACTTCCTTTTTACCGTTTGGGATATCTGACGTTAAAAGAGGTAATTGAAAAATGTTCGGTCAAACCGGCGGAGGTTTTTGGGCTTACGGGCAAAGGAAATCTTGGGATTGGCGCGGATGCGGATATTACGGTATTGGATTTAGAACGCCTGGACGCGGTTATGAGCTTCGCCGGAGGAAAAAAAATTATGGAACATGGATCGGTTACAGGAACGGGGGGAACGTTCCTGACAACAGAGGCCGGAGTGAAAACGGCGGAGAAGATGCAGCTTAAATATCAGTTGGCGGATACGGCGGGAAGCACTTTATACGGGGAACGGTAG
- a CDS encoding Na+/H+ antiporter NhaC family protein, with amino-acid sequence MMIFNLPPILGLTPLIVYIILAFRPKIHPLVNVSICLAIGAVLTKTNLLEFGAVLTTSLGSFLGQVGFIIMIGSGLGLILKESGVAENLVHLMVRKIGINSISRAIIASMLASMFMVLVLSTLTGGNAVIAPILIPLVASVGMTPSTLAIIMQTAGVTGLFISPFSPPMVTIMEVTGLAYQQVLLYASLPVCIPMWLITYFNAKRVQKATSGVCDYPEGTALSVDAYKASPEAKRATLFFGVAMALIVGYGIMFKLGVAHAITVITVAVLATGFGARFKIDKTIDLFMKGCAQYFWIFMLFILMDPFLNFISKSGAFDALVEIGAPLVESGGKVGLSMLASLIGTFGIQGAAVAQAVMLNTVFRPLVDATGLSMHVWAIVILIGSQMTSFAYPGLDMVAATGTARSSDMKSQVKHGWMVTAAVLAVCLVMSILFG; translated from the coding sequence ATGATGATTTTTAACTTACCTCCTATATTGGGGTTAACTCCATTGATTGTTTACATAATTCTGGCTTTTCGTCCGAAGATCCATCCGCTGGTGAATGTTTCAATTTGCCTTGCGATCGGCGCGGTCCTTACAAAGACGAACCTTCTGGAATTCGGTGCGGTTCTCACAACTTCGTTGGGCTCGTTTCTTGGCCAGGTCGGTTTTATTATCATGATCGGTTCCGGCCTGGGCCTGATTTTGAAGGAATCCGGAGTTGCGGAAAATCTTGTCCATTTGATGGTACGGAAGATTGGTATCAATTCGATCAGCAGGGCAATTATAGCGTCCATGCTTGCGTCGATGTTCATGGTTCTCGTTCTGAGCACTCTGACAGGCGGCAATGCGGTCATAGCGCCGATTCTTATCCCCCTGGTTGCGTCTGTGGGAATGACTCCCAGCACGCTGGCCATTATCATGCAGACCGCAGGCGTGACAGGTCTTTTCATCAGTCCGTTTTCTCCTCCAATGGTAACGATTATGGAGGTAACAGGACTTGCCTATCAGCAGGTTTTACTTTATGCCAGCTTGCCGGTGTGTATTCCGATGTGGCTGATTACCTATTTTAATGCGAAACGGGTTCAAAAGGCTACGTCGGGCGTATGTGACTATCCGGAAGGAACCGCCCTGTCGGTGGATGCTTACAAAGCCTCTCCCGAGGCCAAAAGAGCAACCCTGTTCTTTGGCGTGGCAATGGCGCTGATTGTAGGCTATGGCATTATGTTTAAACTGGGAGTTGCCCATGCGATTACCGTTATTACAGTGGCCGTACTGGCAACCGGATTCGGAGCCCGTTTTAAGATAGACAAAACGATTGATTTGTTTATGAAGGGATGTGCGCAGTATTTCTGGATTTTTATGCTGTTTATTCTGATGGATCCATTCCTGAATTTCATTTCCAAGAGCGGCGCCTTTGATGCGCTTGTGGAAATTGGCGCACCATTAGTGGAGAGCGGGGGTAAAGTCGGACTGTCGATGCTCGCCTCTTTGATTGGTACATTTGGTATCCAGGGCGCTGCCGTTGCGCAGGCGGTAATGCTTAATACGGTATTCCGTCCCCTGGTGGATGCGACCGGACTCAGTATGCATGTCTGGGCGATCGTAATATTGATTGGTTCTCAGATGACATCATTTGCCTATCCCGGCCTCGATATGGTTGCGGCAACCGGTACGGCGCGTTCCAGTGATATGAAATCTCAGGTAAAGCATGGCTGGATGGTTACGGCAGCCGTATTGGCGGTGTGCCTTGTGATGTCAATCCTGTTTGGGTAA